The Streptomyces hundungensis genome contains the following window.
CCCGCTGCGACCGGCACCGGCTGGTGCGGAATCGCCGGGCTCGCGCCGCCCCGTACGGCCGCCAGGACCGCCGCCGCGAACGGCAGCGACTCGTGCACCGGGCCGTAGCCGAGGCCGAAGATCACGGCCGCCGGATCGCGGTCGGCCTGCGCCGGACCGCCGTCGGCGTCGCGGCGCAGCAGTCGCAGATGCCCGTCGAAGACCTCGGGGGAGCGCCAGTCGACGCCGCTGAGCGCGGCGACCGGGAAGGTCTGGTCGCCCGCCTTCCACTTCTCCGACGAGGCACCCGTCCAGAACCAGCGGAACGTCACCTGACGTCCGTCGAACCCGGCCCTGCCGTCGTACGCCTTGAAATTCAGGGGCGCCTCGGGCGCGGCCACCAGATGGCGGTCGGCGGGTTTCGAGGCGTACGGCGTCAGACAGGTGCGCAGTTCGTCCGCGTAGTACTCGGCGAGCGTCTCGCGTTCGGCGGGCAGCACCAGGCGATAGGGGTCGCAGGACTCCTTCAACTGGCCCGCCGCGGCGTCCATCAGCGGATCGGCGCCCGGCCTGGGCACCGCGTGCAGCACCACCGTGCCGCGCTTGCCCTGGGACAGCGACACCGACTCCAACGCCTCGTGGGGGATGCGTCGTTCACGCAGCGCCTGGTAGAGCTTGGGCGCACGGATCCCCCGTTCGAAGCGGATGAGCACGGAGTCGGACTCGAACTCCCAGGTGGCATGAATTCCGGCCAGCACATCACCCATGCGCCTCATCGTAGGCGGCGCACGCCCGCGCGTCCCCCTTCGGAGAAAACCCCGTCGTTACGCGGGTCCCCGGGCGATCACACGGTCTCTACGCGTGTCCGCTCGTCGTTGGCCCGTCAGGCCGCCGATGCGTAGGAGATTCCACTGCCGCAGTCGGTGTCGGAGGCGGCGCAGCCGACCGTCCGGTACGCGCCAACTCCGATGGCGGCGAAGTTGGCGAGGCTCTGGGTGCCGGGCTCGAAATAGCCGGTGTGACCGATGGCGCCGGCCGCCGACAGGACCCGGGCGCCGAAGGCCGCCGAGACCGGGTCGGCGCCGTGGCCCAGACCCGCGACGTCCAGATACGGCACGTCCTGGATCCAGTCGTCCTTGTCGCGCATCGCCCAGACCTGGGCCTTGGTGCCCAGCTGGGCGGCGTTGCGCACCCGCATCCCGGGGCTGCCGGCCACCGCGATGTCGCTGACGCGGGGCGGCAGTTCATGCGTCGAGACCCCGCACACCACCGAGCCGTAGCTGTGGCAGAACAGCTCGACCGAGGACTTTCCGGGCAGCGCCCGCACCATCGCGGAGAGCCGCACCGCGCCTTCCTCGGCCAGCCTGCCGATCGCCGCGTCCACGCCGAGACCGGCCGGTGCCGTGTAGTCGGCCCAGGCGATCACGGCCGTCCGCACGTTCGGCGCCGCCGCGTGCTCGGCCTCGTACAGCGACTCGGCCATGCCGACCGGGGCGGTGTTCTTGCGGTTGGTCTTCTCGAAGGTGAGGACGTTGGTGTCGACGCCGGGGACGATCACCGAGACCCGCTGAGCGCGGTCCAGATCGCCGAAGACCTCCGCGACCCGGCCGGTGTCGGAGGGGTCGAAGGCGAGGATCTGGCGGTCGTCGTCGAGCAGCGACTCGAACCGGTGCATCCGGCGGCTCGCCTCCTGGCGGCCGTCGGCGGAGAGCCGGGGGTCGACCATGCGTTTCTGCTCGACGGCGCGCGCGTCGGCGAGCGCGGCCCGGTTGGCCCGGTAGCGCAGCGACACGGGGGCGCCGT
Protein-coding sequences here:
- a CDS encoding alpha/beta hydrolase, with the translated sequence MTSFDSSPTLNAWRALLALAVVFVMLATSGWTAIRGHSGDFEPRSKALAAWARDTLDGHKLPKPDAGAAELARFFGSVGAAERDRLADRYPLVVGNLDGAPVSLRYRANRAALADARAVEQKRMVDPRLSADGRQEASRRMHRFESLLDDDRQILAFDPSDTGRVAEVFGDLDRAQRVSVIVPGVDTNVLTFEKTNRKNTAPVGMAESLYEAEHAAAPNVRTAVIAWADYTAPAGLGVDAAIGRLAEEGAVRLSAMVRALPGKSSVELFCHSYGSVVCGVSTHELPPRVSDIAVAGSPGMRVRNAAQLGTKAQVWAMRDKDDWIQDVPYLDVAGLGHGADPVSAAFGARVLSAAGAIGHTGYFEPGTQSLANFAAIGVGAYRTVGCAASDTDCGSGISYASAA
- a CDS encoding DUF4429 domain-containing protein; translated protein: MGDVLAGIHATWEFESDSVLIRFERGIRAPKLYQALRERRIPHEALESVSLSQGKRGTVVLHAVPRPGADPLMDAAAGQLKESCDPYRLVLPAERETLAEYYADELRTCLTPYASKPADRHLVAAPEAPLNFKAYDGRAGFDGRQVTFRWFWTGASSEKWKAGDQTFPVAALSGVDWRSPEVFDGHLRLLRRDADGGPAQADRDPAAVIFGLGYGPVHESLPFAAAVLAAVRGGASPAIPHQPVPVAAGRRDPADIAERIRHLGDLHQAGLVTDDEFSAKKAELLAEL